Genomic window (Diabrotica undecimpunctata isolate CICGRU chromosome 6, icDiaUnde3, whole genome shotgun sequence):
ctaaatgataaatatataaacttcGACCTATATATTGTGTCAGTAGTTTCCTGTTATTTGTgatattgatattttaaaataaattctattttatataaaaaaattatttttacttatcaAAACTAATTTATTGTGTGTTTCGGTAAAACGTTTTCGGTGAAATGTTTTCGGTAAACTGTTTTCGGTGCATTTTCCTAATTTCCTTGGTAAATATCCTACATTTTACGTaatttttttctagaacttctAAACGTACCAATTAAGACCAACATTCCAATTCTAGCACTAATTTTAGTTTCAATAGTTTTTCTGCAATGTTGGTTTCTTTAATAATTGCTCCGgatctttttaataaaaatagttgCCGAGACAGTTATTACTCTAATAACTGTTTCATCCAAAAAGAACTTTAGGCAATCAATTTCAGTTTCAACAGTGCGTGCGTTAATTTTTGTATCGTACATAAGTTTGATGATACTATCAGAATATACACAAACTTGCAAATTGGATTTGATCTTCTTCCATTTAGTTAATTAGTCATTTACAAACCATCGAAACCAAACTTCCGGACCGTCGGTTCGTTCCACCCGTCTTCTTTTATTATCGACCTATTATTGTCTAGAATATATCACAGTATCCACAAATGTACCAAATGagaataaataaaagttactttaacttttaaaaacaacAGAATCAAATATCTGTATccaacaccttgtatccaagacttggctggtcttcctcgtttccttctattacttggattgtattccgtagctttttttggccatctgttatcgtccatcctctgtacgtgtccataccatattaactgtctagtttctattctttcagaagttgtatgtactctatctgtttttcttctaatttcagaattaggtatacgttctactcttgatatacggcaagctcttctcaggtagtccatttcaaccgtgtcaacttttttctttccttttactgtcatttgccaacattctgctccatatgtaagaatgggatctacaattactttgtagatagtcattttagttctcatagtagctttgttggaccaaagtatcgaattcagaatttgaatactcttcctgccttgttgcactctatagtctatatctcgccattgttcctttactgcagataataattcccaaatatttgtattcgtaacACCTTTTcgtttgtctaatttccaaatccggttattcgtcttcactgcctattcgcatatattctgttttagacatattcatactcatcccccatttttcgtattcatctttgggctttctaagcatataatctgcatcttcttcacagcttgcaattagtacttgatcatctgcaaagaacagcgttgtcagataatggttgttaagcttcaaccccattcccgcacatttttgtctccactggtgcagtgattcttggatatatattttgaatagggtgggggaaagacaacatccttgtctcaagcctttcgttactgtaaatacccttaagaacgtatttcctgtttttacagtgcttttaggacatttatagatgttcagtattgcttttagatatgttttactaaggccCGTTtccgtcaagacactaaataagagttttgaaggaactgtatcataagccttctccagatctataaataccagatgcgtagggaggtttcgagctgttcgtttttcaattacttgttgaagggtaaatgtgttgtcccagcacgatcttcctgctctgaagccgctttgttcttccatTTGTTTATACttctcttctattcttcttttcaatatatgaccatataaccttcccagtgaggtagttacgctaatgcctctataatttccgcattcttttctgtctccctttttataaattgGACTAATGTGGGCCacattccaatcgtctggaatcgtttgtccttaaattaagcatttattaaacatattcactgagctttccaaaagagcgtccggtccatgtttcaccaactcgatgggaatgtctccaggcccacggtgtttttccatttttcatttgtttcaattcttttttcagttcttctttgtttatcttatgcacctctgagttttctgtcattgagatatggtcaggtctttccataaattcgtgcctactttctgttaatagcgtttcgtaatatttttcccactttattttgaatcaggtttatatttccctcatcttttctttcttttctaatactttttatgaatttccaagcttgtgtcactttggttcctcctaggcatcggtccatctcttcgcatttctcttccgatatttcgttttttcttttagtgacttccttctttcCTTCCCTGTTGAGTCGGCTGTAAATTCTacggtcttctgagtctttcgtggatagccatatttgataagcttttttttgtctttaattaattttttaaattatttaatttaataatattgaagTGCCGAACACAAATAAcaccataatagttataataatatGCCCGTCAGCAAAAGCTACTGAGATGCGCGAGCATGTAGGAGAAAAGAAAGTGTTTGAAAAGTGGTCTACAATAATTCTCGAGCACGTGCCTAACTGAgggttaaaaaacatttattttttataacgATAAATATACGCCCCTTATAAGTGTATATTTACAGTGTATCTTTGTGCTTTTGTTATTTAAGGCTAAGTACACTTTGCAAACACAAAGCCAGTGTAAAATCTATGCTTGCCAAACTTTAATTATAGTTTAAAATAGGAATTTGCGACCTGAAACAAAAACAGTACTTGTCTCGATGTGTCGAGTGAAACTAAGCACCAAAATATCATCTACAAACGTGTAATGCTTTTCTAACTAATACCAAAATTAACTTTTGCTTTTAAGTAAAACAACCCTGTGTTATGATTTTTAGCttaaaaaaataatgttgtaCGTACAGCGAACATGAATACAAAGTTCGTAACTCGGAGCATGACGTAAAGCTATTTACCGCCCCACGAAAATATTAAACTCCCGATAAAATTAGCGGTATGCGCATTTTATTTATTTCGCCTGAAGGGTATTTACGAATCAAAATGTTAGAAATTTATTCACAAACTTTCGTCAAATCTATTTAAACAGAACGAGACTCATAAAATATTCTGTTCACAAAGATCTTTGACAAAGTTTTATGCCATTCACGTTGGTTAGTAATCAAGActttaatgatacacaatttctTAGGAGCTCCCTAAAACTTGTGGAATCATGAATTAAATGAATTTATTTGTACTCTAATTGTAGctgtataataaaattaattccGATGGGAGACGCTCTTTCGAAGCAgacttaaattaattttaattagatACGGAAAATACTGctattatttcttatttaataatatatcttATATATTAAACACATAATCATtagataataaacattttttggcTTTCAGCAAAAACgtgtttaataaaacaaaaaggttatagagcttaaaaaattgtaattgtcTAATTATATAAGTGAAACTGCCGATTTCCTACCTAAACTCACTCTAACTGGCAACATTTATATGGACGTCACCCAATTCGCAAACACTgctaaaaaaaaattacagcagAAACAAATGTGAGGAGAACCTTCTTGCACCAAATCTAGACACCCTATTAAATTAAGTAGAAAAACTTCGTGGAGGCAATACATAtcctctaaaaataaaaataatagcccaatctaaattttgaaaaaattggaCAAACACAgagtaaaaaaaataacattaaaatcgCCAGTCTCATTTTTAGTCAAAAGATTATTATTGTCAATCAGGAGATAGCCAAGATTCTGACAAAcaccattaaaaaaaatttgctaGTATAACCACCACAACTCGTAGATGCCATTGTAACAACAAAGTTATTTTTCCATCGCACCAGTAACACACCGCTGTTTTTTTCTATTGCATGTTGTGAATGGCCACGATTTCTTTTAGAAAACTCCTTTTATTACAAGGGACAGCTAGGTGGAATTTTGTTTTCCCTTATTATATCAATTATGCCGTACCCCAAAAATCGTAGTTAACTAAATAAATTAAGTCCTGAGAATAGGTTTTCAACGTGTAAGTTGTAGTGTAAATCTGGCTGATTTATTTCAATTGTGCCGTACCCCAAAAATCGTAGTTAACTAAATAAATTAAGTCCTGAGAATAGGTTGTCAACGTGTAAGTTGTAGTGTAAATCTGGCTGATTTATTTCTTCAAGCATTCTCACCAAAGGGGATGAACACTTGCCAAAATGTTTACCATATTGTTCATTTGAACGTGGATTTCTTCCCTGGTATATGTCATAGTTTACCAGATTTCCATTAGAAGTATTTAACGACCACATTTTATAACCAAAGCAGCTTTGTTTATTTCGTATAAATTGTTTACATTGATGACAACCATAATACTTTATCATAGACTCATTTTGTTGGAACAAAATTTTCAagacattttgtttttattctgttAATCAATGGCTGAATTTTCCATACTTTGTCACTAACATTAGGCTTTGTATTATTTGCGAAATGCAAAAAACGTTGAATTTGCAGAAATCTAGAAATTAAAAACTAAAGTGTTCTTTACATCATTATGGGTATTCCAATACATTATCTTCGATGGTAATGGATTGTACCCCGATAGCAGGAGAGTACCTACAAAACAACGTATTTCTCCAGATGTAATGCATAAGTCAGTTTGCTTTACAAATTGTGCATATCGTTGCGTTTCTTCCGCTAAGTAGTTTACTGTAGTATCATCAAAAAATATACTTATGATGATTTCTGTGATAAAGAATATGTCGAAAATCATGTACCAGTAGAAGTAATACCACGCATACCATGTTTGTTTGAGAAAGATGAAACAAGGTGGAGGAAACATCATGAATTTAATCGTAACGTTAGAACTCGTACTGAAAATGTTCTACCCAATTTGGCAGGACCAAAAGATGATATTAGGCGAAAATTGGTAAAAAAAGAGATTTGCGAATGTTTTTTCACTACAGATATTCTAGAAAAAATAGTAGAATACACCAATAAGTTCATAGCATTGAAACGCTATGCCACAGATAATAACAGAACTGCTAGGCCAATTGATCTTACATAATTAAAAGCTCTGTTTGTGCTGTTGTACATATCTAGCCCTAACAAACGCAATAATCAGAATGCTGATGATTTATTTAGAACAGATGGAATGTCTATGGAGATTTATCGCCTTACGATGTCGCTAAAGAGGTTCCAATTCATTTAAAGACACATTCTGTTCGATGACAAAAGTATTAGAATACAAAGGCAAGAATTGGATGTATTGACCGCGATATGTGAGATTTTTGAAGCTTTTAATTCTAATCTACCGAATCATTACAATATTTTAGCATATACTACGATAGATGAAAAGTTCGAAGCCTTTCGCGGAAAATGTTTATTCAGGGTTTACATACGGAATAAACCAAATCGTTACACGGtacaaaaatatatgttttagCAGACGCTGAGATGTATTATACGTCCAAAATGGAAGTATATGTTGGTAGACAGCCAGCAGGAAAATATTTTGATAATACATCAAATATGTCACTTGTGACATATTTGATGTGTTTGTCACACcgaatttatgacaattagtaaaaaaccaatactaaacgctcatcttacaatcaaccaacagaatatcgaaagagtcgagcaatatacatatctaggcaccaatttaaatagccaatgggaccacttaacagaaattaaacagcgaataataaaagcaaaagcagcattccttagaatgagaaccattttcaacagtcgagacatatcattaaaaacaaaatgccgtctattgaactgctacatatttacagttctgctctacggaatggaagcatggacactgactgttgcatctatgaatcggctcgaagctttcgaaatgtggtgttataggcgcatcttacgtatatcctgggttgacagttactaatgtggagttcctgcgtagaatggggaaagaatgtgaaattctcatgactgtcaaaactaaaaagttggaatatctaggacatgtaatgagaaatcaagaacgttacggccttctccagctgattctccaagggaaagtaaatggtaagagaggaccgggaagaagacgcatttcctggcttcaaaatttacgaaagtggtataacacgactaccactgaactgttccgcgctgcaataaataaagtaaagatagtcgtgatgatcgccaacatccggaacggatagacactttaagaagaagatttcaCTTGTACCTCGTCTGTGTGAACCGATTTGGGAAACGGGAAGGAACGTTACCatgaataatttttttacaagcgTTCAGCTtggaacatatgcaccgacggatgactcaagggttgacagcaaggaagaatactttaacaagttaacaactgttctagccacaattaataagaagaaagaaatttggatcttaggtaatcttaatgcaagaactggaaagagctccaacagtgaaataatagggagatatgaagaagacattctgaacgacaatggtcaaagattaatagatttttgcgaggcacattctttgaaaatattaaatggtttcttgcaccataagaatatacacaaatttacatggacgcagcctaccaggaatttaaaatcaataattgactagTATTTCATTCAgcgtaaagattctaaactaaaaacgaaggacgtgaaggtgtttagagggtcagaatgtggaagtgaccaccatatgattattgcaaaagtaatggtgacatttaagagagaacaatcaagtcacaaaaatgatgaagtaacagacataggaacaaccatagaaaacataaaatataacttgaaaagctttaaacaagattcgacaaagttcttatataaaattagaatagctcagaaaataaaaaatatagaagcaaaggacttagaccctgaaagtctgtatgaggtaattaaaaaatatattcatgaagcggcaaatgaagcactgggaaaagttgaaaatcggaaaaaaggaaaacctgaatggttgtcaacggaactagaagagaaagttctcaagaaaaaacaaacatatcacatatggcttcaatccaaagatcctcaagacagagaaatatacgctaaatggaatagagaagttaaaaaagacgtggataaggcgaaaaatataaactgggaggctaagtgtgataaactggacagatttatgggtggaacaaaagtggcacaagcttggaaaacattaaagcagtttagaaaaaatgagaaaaatgaagacaacatttctctcataaagttaagtgaatgggaagaatattatacgaaactgataaaagaggatagagtagagtacagatggaaGAAGATAAGgaaattaatagacaacagagacgaaagacaggaaatccctataataacattatctgaattgacggaaaccttaaatgaggttaaaaacggaaaagccgcagggcctggagacattcccatagagctggttaaatatgggccgactgcacttttagaattaatagtagaccttttcaataaatatatgtGTGGAGACGATTAAAGAAGAGgattgaaagacagatacaagatattgaacaACAAAGCgactttcgtaccgggagatcctgccttgataatatatttatcctacgacaaataattgaaaagcgagtcgaaagaagtagagacccatttggtatttatagaccttgagaaagcatatgatagtgtcccgttaaagaaaatgtttgaggtcctcgaaaggtccggattggattcgacgtatatccgagcgatatataaattgtacgaaaatgcagttagttgtgtaaaaattggaaccagaacctcaaatgaatttaaagtcactaaaggcctaaagcaaggatgctgtttgtcaccgacactctttaaaatatacgttcAAGAAGTATTGAGGAATTgaagaaataaatgtagatttatgggcatcgaagtgggacaagaaactctgtatacattgttgtttgcagatgatcaggtggtggttgcaaccgataaggaagatataaattatatgaatcgaaaattatttaaggaatatgccaaatgggggcttactgtaaacataagcaaaacagaatatttaaaaattgaatgaaATACCACAGaactgaggcttgaaaacgcagtcataaaaggctgcgaccagtataaatatctaggaagtatcatatcagcagatggcagagttaagatagatgtacaaaaccgaataacccaaggaaaaaaatgcatccgaatactgaattcattactgtggtctaataaaataaagatgcataccaaacttcgcgtatacagagcaattgtagaaccagttaccacatatggtgccgaatgttggacgatgacaaagaatgaacgagataaagtagacattgtggaaatggattatcttagaaggtcatgtcgagtatcgagaatggaaataATCAGGAAtaaggaaatacgaaaccgtacaggaattagagatactctttcagatagaatacaaggaaggcaattacaatggtatggtcacgtgatgagaatggaggaggagcggtggccaaagaaagccttaatgtatgttccgccagaaagaaggaaaaggggaagaccaccaaattcctggagaggagaaattacaaaaacaatgcaatctagaggcttagaagagggagattggagagataggaaaagatggaggctggaATGCGgaaagcggcaatcgccgtaggacccccgttatatgatgatgttCAGCTCGCGCGATTACTTCAACGTGAACATCTTTTAACTGTTATAGGAACGTTACGAAAAAATAAACCTCAAATTCCTCTAGTGCTAACACAACAAGGGCCAGAAAAAACCAGTATGTTCGCATTTCAAGAGAAGTGTACCCTTGTATCGTATGTACCCCGAAAAGGTAAAAATGTTTTAGTGATATCTACTATGCATTACGACGACAACATTGATAATTCAACAGGTAAACCAGAAATAATCATAGAACATAATAAGACTATATGAGGCGTGGATGTCGTGGACAAACTCAGCGCGGCATACAATTGCGCTAGAGCAACCCGTCGCTGGCCAATGGTCATTTTTTACAGTTGTTTGAATGTCGCTGGGATAAATTCCTACATTATATACAAATCGAATACAGACACACGCATTTCAAGACGAAAGTTTTTGGAAGACTTAGGTTTTCAACTTATTGACGAACATATTCGCAGACGAGCCCTAGAACAAAATATTCCAAGGACAATTCGTATGAGGTTAGTGGAAATTTGTGGTATGCAGACAAGAAATCAACCTATCCAGAATAATGTGTATGAAAGATGTACGTTCTGCAGTAGTAAGAAAAACCGCAAAACTCGGTTTCTTTGTAGGCAGTGTGGCAAATATTATGTGTTTGGAACATTTAAGCGGACTATGCGTTGTGTGCAGTGTAAAAGAAAATCAGAAAGCAAATGGACAATAGTTTCAGTTTATGTTGGACATCTgctgaataattttttttttgtgacatTTTAGCCCTTGTCTTtatgtttgttgatattttttattcaaaaacttGACATGTTTTTGTAAATGGTTTGTCAATTATGTTAGTACctaaaagaatataatttttttaatgtgcaTTATTTTctcgaaaataaataaatattgatcattttttactatattgttatttaaatatagttatattaaatatttagtcacatcaaaatattaacagaaaatcACAACCTAagatattcatttttaaaaatgtcggtGTCGTAGACCAACGTTACCAACTATGTTAGAAGAATTCACGTTACCGGCGGAAGGTTAATGATTAAATTTTTGGAAACAAAATGACTTTTTATATCTTTGAACCATTTTTTAATGTCTGCTTCTAAACACAAGCGCTGGCACCACTTACTGCTTCACTTATTCGCTGCACAGTTTGAACACTATTTAAAATGTCTTCTCGTTTCCTAGGAAATCCTTTTGTTGCCAGCTACATCTTACCTAACTAAATTATCTTTACTGAGATTTTTGTATTGTgctatttattgaaaatttaaacgGTTTCTTTCGTATTTTCAATCTGCGTATTCaaaatttgaacgtatttatacgTGGTACTCGTTACAGAAAACATGTCTTAAGGATGGGAGAATATcttttatatcttatagaaaattaaataattatttaagggGTAATATATAATTgtagttaatttttataaaatatgctAGTTAATAGGAGACATTCGTGACGTCAAAAGGGGATAATATTTTGTTATCTCATTTTACAAAAGAGCATATTACATCAGCTAATTGTGTTACGGTGGCTGTTAAAAATAATCAATCAGCAATCTTAATAAGTAAAATTGTGTATTAGGAATTTTAACTCAAGTTCAAACGTCGACACATTTCCTGAATTGAGAAAAAGTTCATAAGAATATTGTTTCGGGAGAAGACTATGATAAATAATTTGTCGATATTTCGGAGTGAATATTGAACTCTTCTATATcaattttaaaaagatttttttaatagttatataaaGTTACAATA
Coding sequences:
- the LOC140444310 gene encoding uncharacterized protein, with the protein product MEAGMRKAAIAVGPPLYDDVQLARLLQREHLLTVIGTLRKNKPQIPLVLTQQGPEKTSMFAFQEKCTLVSYVPRKGKNVLVISTMHYDDNIDNSTGKPEIIIEHNKTI